In the Holosporales bacterium genome, one interval contains:
- a CDS encoding VacJ family lipoprotein produces the protein MWLFITLLSGCTSSTSKTPNFCASEDNDPYERANRSIFRFNVMLDDRVLDPLASFYGKVVPSVVKTGINNEIANLKQPLSFINYTIAGDTPSAAQSMTRFFTNLFFGFLGLFDAYKELSPTPAPTELGFNGALAKRKIKSGPYIMLPIFGPSSPRGIVGLGFDTFADPIYFIPKPKQRIYYGLARYALDQIGSREKVLQAYRQTKAEALDLYALVRSIYWQNQRKLEGASASGGAVADEGPAPYDEEDDD, from the coding sequence GTGTGGCTTTTTATTACTTTGCTATCTGGCTGCACTTCCAGTACTTCAAAAACGCCAAACTTTTGCGCATCCGAAGATAATGACCCGTATGAGAGGGCCAACAGATCGATATTTCGGTTCAATGTTATGCTGGACGACCGCGTGCTTGATCCCTTGGCCAGCTTCTACGGTAAGGTTGTGCCTTCGGTTGTAAAAACCGGCATAAACAACGAAATCGCTAATCTTAAGCAGCCTTTGAGCTTCATCAACTATACAATTGCTGGGGACACACCAAGCGCGGCTCAATCGATGACGCGATTCTTTACCAATTTGTTTTTTGGCTTTTTAGGCTTATTTGACGCTTATAAAGAGCTTAGCCCCACGCCTGCCCCGACAGAGCTTGGCTTTAACGGCGCTTTGGCCAAAAGGAAAATTAAGTCTGGGCCGTATATTATGCTGCCGATTTTTGGGCCGTCTTCGCCCAGAGGCATTGTTGGCCTTGGGTTTGATACTTTTGCAGACCCGATATATTTTATCCCAAAGCCTAAGCAAAGGATTTATTATGGCTTAGCGCGATATGCGCTGGATCAGATTGGAAGCCGCGAAAAGGTTCTTCAGGCCTACCGACAAACTAAAGCCGAGGCCCTTGACTTATATGCTTTGGTAAGATCAATATACTGGCAGAATCAAAGGAAGCTTGAAGGCGCGTCCGCCAGCGGCGGCGCCGTGGCCGATGAGGGTCCGGCCCCCTACGATGAAGAAGACGATGATTAA